The following are encoded together in the Parabacteroides chongii genome:
- a CDS encoding DNA-binding domain-containing protein has product MKNKLQGWLAPNTLTEDPDDRILILKSAGTVNDERIYEEMRNEDTGLRKETMVHVVTLYERIVAHFLMNGNNVNTGLFYAVPRFTGIIQEGRWNPLINDIYVDFTQNRVLREEIRNTQVEILGEKPSSVYFASAQDCSTGQTDGHLSPGRNFRLTGSYIRVDGDNENVGITLRNLSDETVTKVEPDMFGTNNPSEVIFIAPTGLKDGEYELTLTTQYSGSTKRLLKTPRSISRTVYVGTKKDDDDDRPVIE; this is encoded by the coding sequence ATGAAGAACAAATTACAAGGATGGCTCGCTCCGAATACCTTAACGGAAGATCCGGACGATCGCATCCTCATCCTTAAATCGGCAGGCACAGTAAACGACGAACGTATCTACGAAGAGATGCGCAACGAAGACACCGGCTTACGCAAAGAAACTATGGTTCACGTAGTTACGCTCTATGAACGTATCGTTGCCCATTTCCTGATGAACGGCAACAATGTCAACACCGGACTCTTCTATGCCGTCCCCCGTTTTACCGGAATCATCCAAGAAGGACGCTGGAACCCGCTGATCAACGATATTTATGTCGATTTTACACAGAATCGCGTCTTGCGCGAAGAAATCCGCAACACACAAGTGGAAATCCTCGGCGAAAAGCCCAGCTCAGTCTACTTTGCCAGCGCACAGGATTGCAGCACCGGACAGACCGACGGCCACCTCAGCCCGGGGCGCAACTTCCGCCTCACCGGCTCGTATATCCGTGTGGATGGAGACAATGAGAACGTGGGTATCACCCTGCGCAATCTATCCGACGAGACTGTCACGAAGGTAGAACCCGACATGTTCGGAACTAACAACCCCTCGGAAGTGATTTTCATCGCTCCCACAGGATTGAAAGACGGTGAATACGAACTGACACTAACCACTCAGTATTCGGGCAGTACCAAACGCCTGCTGAAAACACCGCGCAGCATCAGCCGCACCGTGTACGTAGGCACCAAGAAGGACGATGACGACGACCGTCCCGTCATAGAATAG
- a CDS encoding hybrid sensor histidine kinase/response regulator transcription factor, producing MRHLKLILSILFLFCSLCLFAEESNYLFRHYQVENGLSDNMVTCCVQDKSGYIWIGTRDGLNRFDGYTFKVFRNDPDDTESLGNNWITHLGCDHDGNLWVGTLSGLYQYNETKESFLHVPFTKNKGIELFQFDKSNQLWLLMDGTLIQYNVSDGQFRIFAGNNGQTYTSFCIMADNSVWLGDSEGFISQLNPEDGNLESYNLFAHSPETTSRKLSMLYPSPSSPNIYVAFEHDDVKIFNVLSKTYEDLNIQEKNQLTILINCFLEKDKKELWIGTDSGLFIYDLDTETCKRIRQDPLDPYALSSHFVSALFEDREEGVWICFHQNGVNYYSPFRPFNVYYPWNETHSLKGEVIRDICTDIYGNIWVGTEDAGVNCLEKKTGSFTNYQPVPGVKSLSHTNIRGLAASGDNLWIGHVIHGIDLMDIRTRKVIKHYDLLKDAQTVKNSTVRCIKVLREGEVLVGTEDGIFRYDYLNDRFVYAPQFPPFAVNCLYEDRSGKIWLGMFNRSYYFNTTSNTGMYLQYDKLNTQRHNSVNDACEDKAGNMWFATVEGVIKYDFQTGESLHYTVKNGMPSNVAFRILPDDNNCLWISTANGLVCLDTQTEEIMTYTEAHGLVTRQFNYNSAFKDEDGTLYFGSIKGFIHFKPTDIRPAAEKMDVRISSLEIQNGMGGRKIINSSSLSEVGSITLNHDQSSFNINFSVLNFIAPGSIQYAYRMVNLDRDWIALGERNIVYFTDLHPGEYTFEVRAANLSNSWGDEITRLHVRVLPPWWASRPAYVIYSILALMIIIYLIIYWRRKERKKMAYNMQIFENNKEKELYQAKIDFFINIAHEIRTPLTLIKNPLERLLKSEKIGEKENNSLLLMDKNVSRLLSLVNQLLDFRKTEIEGYRLNFVRTEVVSLLSETAKRFQDIATENNLLLNLDLSVQELYVFVDREALTKIMSNLFSNAVKYAAKSIVVRLHLSADYETFMIDFINDGVPVPTEMRDKIFEPFYRIKGNEDKPGTGLGLPLARSLAEMHHGTLALIDFSNQQTLFRITLPVKQTGAVKTTEEEPQPQISQPKLSYIVEEGRPTVLIVEDNKEMSAFIADEVNENYNVLLAANGSEALELLKKQSIQLIISDVMMPVMDGFALLQQVKSDIEFSHIPVILLTAKNTMQSRLEGLELGADAYIDKPFSTSLLMVQISNLISNRDNIRKFYFNSPIANMKSMAYTKADENFLEKLNDIINENIGNPELDVNKIADLMHLSRPTLYRKIRAISDLTPNELIKISRLKKAAELLLQGNMKIYEISETVGFSSQSYFWSAFIKQFGMSPSKYAKENRVAPNQSFP from the coding sequence ATGAGACATCTGAAGTTGATCTTATCTATACTTTTCCTGTTCTGTTCTCTCTGCCTTTTTGCTGAAGAAAGCAACTATCTTTTCCGCCATTACCAGGTGGAGAACGGGTTAAGCGATAACATGGTGACCTGTTGTGTACAGGATAAAAGCGGCTATATATGGATCGGTACGCGCGACGGTCTGAACCGGTTCGACGGATATACCTTCAAAGTATTTCGTAACGACCCTGACGACACGGAATCGCTGGGCAATAACTGGATCACCCATCTCGGATGCGACCATGACGGGAATCTATGGGTAGGTACACTTTCCGGATTGTATCAATACAACGAGACTAAAGAATCGTTCTTGCACGTCCCTTTCACCAAAAACAAAGGGATCGAACTTTTCCAGTTTGACAAGAGCAACCAGCTTTGGCTACTCATGGACGGGACATTGATACAGTACAATGTTTCCGACGGACAGTTCCGCATCTTCGCCGGCAACAACGGACAGACGTATACCTCCTTCTGTATCATGGCGGATAATTCGGTCTGGCTGGGCGATTCGGAAGGTTTTATTTCCCAGTTGAACCCGGAGGATGGCAATCTCGAATCGTATAACCTGTTTGCCCATTCGCCGGAAACCACTTCGCGAAAATTATCTATGTTATATCCTTCACCTTCCTCCCCGAATATCTACGTCGCGTTTGAACACGACGATGTCAAAATATTCAACGTACTTTCGAAAACATACGAGGATCTGAATATCCAGGAGAAAAACCAGCTGACGATCCTGATCAACTGTTTCCTCGAAAAAGACAAGAAAGAACTTTGGATCGGAACTGACTCCGGCCTCTTCATCTACGACCTGGATACAGAAACCTGCAAGCGTATCCGCCAGGACCCGTTGGACCCGTATGCATTATCCAGCCATTTCGTCTCCGCCTTGTTTGAAGACCGCGAAGAGGGAGTCTGGATCTGTTTCCATCAAAACGGGGTCAACTACTACTCTCCTTTCCGCCCGTTCAACGTCTATTACCCCTGGAACGAGACACATTCGCTGAAAGGAGAAGTAATACGCGATATCTGTACGGACATTTACGGGAATATATGGGTAGGTACGGAAGATGCGGGAGTCAATTGCCTGGAAAAAAAAACAGGTTCGTTCACCAACTACCAGCCGGTCCCCGGTGTAAAAAGCCTTTCACATACCAATATACGCGGACTGGCGGCTTCGGGTGATAACCTGTGGATAGGCCATGTGATACATGGTATCGACCTGATGGATATACGAACGCGGAAAGTCATCAAACATTATGACCTGCTGAAAGACGCACAAACGGTAAAGAACAGTACGGTACGATGTATCAAAGTCTTACGGGAAGGCGAAGTCCTGGTAGGAACGGAAGACGGTATTTTCCGCTACGACTATCTGAACGATCGCTTCGTCTATGCACCTCAGTTCCCGCCGTTTGCGGTAAACTGCCTGTACGAAGATCGGTCAGGAAAAATATGGCTCGGCATGTTCAATCGTAGCTATTACTTTAATACAACCAGTAATACAGGTATGTATCTCCAATACGACAAGCTCAATACCCAACGTCATAATTCGGTCAACGATGCCTGCGAAGATAAAGCCGGGAACATGTGGTTTGCTACGGTAGAAGGAGTCATCAAGTATGATTTTCAGACCGGAGAATCACTGCATTACACCGTAAAGAACGGTATGCCGAGTAATGTGGCTTTCCGTATCCTGCCGGATGACAATAATTGTCTGTGGATCAGTACGGCAAACGGGCTGGTCTGCCTCGACACGCAAACAGAAGAAATCATGACCTATACCGAAGCCCACGGCCTCGTCACCCGCCAGTTCAATTATAACTCAGCATTTAAGGATGAAGACGGCACACTCTACTTCGGTTCAATAAAGGGATTTATCCATTTCAAGCCGACGGATATACGCCCGGCAGCCGAAAAGATGGACGTTCGCATCAGTTCGCTGGAAATACAGAACGGAATGGGGGGACGAAAGATCATCAACAGCTCTTCGCTTTCCGAAGTCGGGAGCATCACGTTGAATCACGACCAATCTTCTTTCAACATCAATTTTTCAGTTCTCAACTTCATTGCCCCGGGATCTATCCAGTATGCTTACCGGATGGTGAACCTCGACAGGGACTGGATCGCACTGGGCGAACGTAATATCGTCTACTTCACCGACCTGCACCCCGGAGAATATACTTTTGAAGTAAGAGCCGCCAATCTTTCCAACAGTTGGGGAGACGAAATCACACGCTTGCACGTCCGGGTACTTCCTCCCTGGTGGGCATCCCGTCCGGCTTATGTAATCTACTCTATCCTCGCCCTGATGATCATTATCTACCTGATTATTTACTGGCGAAGAAAAGAGAGAAAGAAAATGGCATACAACATGCAAATATTCGAAAACAACAAGGAGAAAGAGCTCTATCAGGCAAAGATCGACTTCTTCATTAATATAGCACATGAAATACGTACACCGCTTACCCTGATCAAAAACCCGTTGGAACGTTTGTTGAAATCGGAGAAGATCGGAGAAAAGGAAAACAACTCCCTGCTGCTGATGGACAAGAATGTCTCCCGCCTGTTATCCCTTGTCAATCAGTTACTGGATTTTCGGAAAACGGAAATAGAAGGATACCGCCTTAATTTTGTGCGCACGGAAGTAGTCTCTCTTCTGTCCGAGACTGCCAAACGTTTCCAGGATATTGCCACAGAAAATAACCTGTTGCTGAACCTGGATTTATCCGTACAGGAATTATATGTTTTTGTCGACCGCGAAGCACTCACCAAGATTATGAGCAACCTGTTCTCGAATGCCGTCAAATATGCAGCTAAAAGCATCGTGGTTCGTCTGCATCTGTCTGCTGACTATGAAACGTTCATGATCGACTTCATCAACGACGGAGTACCTGTTCCGACAGAAATGAGGGATAAAATATTCGAACCGTTCTACCGCATCAAAGGGAACGAGGACAAACCGGGAACCGGACTGGGCCTGCCTCTGGCACGTTCGCTGGCGGAAATGCACCACGGTACACTGGCACTGATCGACTTTTCCAACCAGCAGACCCTGTTCCGCATCACTTTACCCGTCAAACAGACCGGTGCAGTGAAAACAACCGAAGAGGAACCACAACCCCAGATCTCCCAACCCAAGCTGTCGTACATCGTCGAAGAGGGCCGTCCTACCGTCCTCATTGTCGAAGATAATAAAGAAATGAGCGCCTTTATCGCCGACGAAGTCAATGAGAACTATAATGTCCTGCTGGCAGCCAATGGCTCGGAAGCACTGGAGTTGCTCAAAAAACAGAGCATACAATTGATCATAAGCGACGTTATGATGCCTGTCATGGATGGTTTTGCCTTATTGCAACAGGTAAAAAGCGATATCGAATTCAGCCATATCCCCGTCATCCTGCTAACAGCCAAAAACACCATGCAATCGCGCCTGGAAGGACTGGAACTCGGAGCGGATGCCTATATCGACAAACCGTTCTCCACCAGTCTGCTAATGGTTCAGATATCGAACCTGATATCGAATCGGGATAACATCCGGAAGTTCTACTTCAATTCCCCGATCGCCAATATGAAGTCGATGGCCTACACAAAGGCAGACGAGAATTTCCTTGAAAAGCTGAACGATATCATCAATGAAAACATCGGCAACCCGGAGCTGGATGTCAACAAGATCGCCGACCTGATGCATTTAAGCCGGCCGACATTGTACCGTAAGATACGTGCCATCTCTGACCTGACCCCGAATGAACTGATCAAGATCAGCCGTCTGAAGAAGGCGGCAGAACTTCTCCTTCAGGGAAATATGAAGATTTACGAGATATCGGAAACGGTAGGTTTCAGTTCGCAGTCCTATTTTTGGTCAGCCTTTATTAAGCAGTTCGGCATGAGCCCGTCGAAGTATGCGAAAGAGAACCGGGTAGCCCCGAATCAGTCTTTTCCCTAA
- a CDS encoding MFS transporter encodes MNTQQVNTGMGTKIQLCLMMFLQYMLSAVWWVPLAAYLSHTLKLEVYQVSLVLSAMAIGAMASSFIGAIADRYFAAEKILAVLNILTGVFLLLAAQQQDFPPLMFFVVMAMLCHMPTQSLTSTIAMSHAPSEQFPRIRMFGSVGWVASGIFSLVAIHLLGMEAFDDTNLPMYCGAGVCFIAAFANLTLPHTPPSVAKSSKISVMDITGFSAFSLMKDKNYRVFMILTFLSIIPFTLYHVYGSMILADEQVRNITVTMNFGQLAEMFFLVITTTILVKSGIKNTLIFGMIAMLVRYGAFFFGAETGQQWFYYIGIIVHGLIFGLFYVGGQVYTDNVAPKDMKAQAQGLLFFLVWGVGFLIGTLWNGWLIGFFRDGDKCDWPVLFIISSICTAVLLFLFIFLFKPVSLKTADK; translated from the coding sequence ATGAATACACAACAAGTTAATACCGGAATGGGAACAAAGATTCAGCTCTGTCTGATGATGTTTTTACAGTATATGTTAAGTGCGGTTTGGTGGGTGCCGTTGGCGGCCTATCTTTCACATACGCTGAAGCTGGAGGTGTATCAGGTTTCCTTAGTATTAAGTGCAATGGCTATCGGAGCAATGGCCTCTTCGTTTATCGGAGCGATTGCCGACCGGTACTTTGCCGCAGAGAAGATTTTGGCAGTTTTGAATATATTAACGGGAGTTTTCTTGCTGCTGGCTGCCCAGCAGCAAGATTTTCCTCCTCTTATGTTCTTTGTCGTAATGGCGATGCTTTGTCACATGCCGACACAGAGTCTGACAAGTACGATCGCGATGAGCCATGCTCCGTCCGAGCAGTTTCCGCGTATACGTATGTTCGGTTCGGTCGGTTGGGTTGCTTCGGGGATATTCAGTCTGGTGGCTATCCATTTATTAGGAATGGAAGCGTTCGACGATACGAATCTGCCGATGTATTGTGGAGCCGGTGTCTGTTTCATAGCCGCTTTTGCTAATCTGACACTTCCGCATACTCCTCCCTCGGTAGCAAAGAGTTCAAAGATATCGGTGATGGATATTACAGGTTTCAGCGCTTTCTCGCTGATGAAAGATAAGAACTACCGGGTGTTTATGATACTGACTTTCCTGTCGATTATACCGTTTACACTTTATCATGTATATGGTTCTATGATTCTGGCAGACGAGCAGGTACGAAATATTACGGTGACGATGAACTTCGGACAGTTGGCAGAAATGTTTTTCCTGGTTATCACTACGACGATCCTTGTGAAGTCGGGAATTAAGAATACATTGATCTTTGGTATGATAGCTATGCTGGTCCGTTACGGAGCCTTCTTTTTCGGTGCGGAAACCGGACAACAGTGGTTCTATTATATCGGAATTATCGTACACGGGCTGATTTTCGGATTGTTCTATGTCGGTGGACAGGTTTATACGGACAATGTGGCCCCGAAGGATATGAAAGCACAAGCTCAGGGGCTTCTTTTCTTCCTGGTATGGGGTGTAGGCTTCCTGATCGGTACATTGTGGAATGGATGGTTGATAGGATTTTTCCGGGATGGTGACAAGTGCGACTGGCCGGTACTGTTTATAATATCTTCTATTTGTACAGCAGTATTACTGTTTTTGTTCATATTCCTGTTCAAACCGGTAAGCCTTAAAACAGCAGATAAATAA
- the rocD gene encoding ornithine--oxo-acid transaminase, translated as MRPEDYITREGKFGAHNYHPLPVVLKKGAGVFVWDVEGKRYFDFLSGYSALSQGHCHPKIIQALTDQAQKLTLVSRAFHSDVLGEYMEFACKFFGYDKLLPMNTGAEAVETALKLARRWGYRIKGIAPEKAKIIVCSENFHGRTITIISMSTDPSSYADFGPYTPGFIKVQYNNVGALEEALKDPDVVGFLLEPIQGEAGVVVPDEGYLRTCYDLCHAHHVLFIADEIQTGIGRTGKLLACDYENIHPDILILGKALSGGVTPVSAVLASDEIMLTIAPGEHGSTYGGNPLAAAVGIAALEVVRDEHLSENAYEMGELFRSEMQKIDNPMIKQVRGKGLLNAVVTEPRGGKVAWDICLVLKENGLIAKPTHDHIIRFTPPLVITREQMMEAICIIKETFEQF; from the coding sequence ATGAGACCGGAAGATTACATCACCCGTGAGGGGAAGTTTGGTGCACACAACTATCATCCCCTGCCTGTCGTTCTCAAGAAAGGAGCAGGCGTATTTGTGTGGGACGTGGAAGGCAAACGTTATTTTGATTTCCTGTCCGGTTATTCCGCCCTGAGCCAGGGGCATTGCCATCCTAAAATCATCCAGGCACTGACCGACCAGGCACAGAAGCTGACACTGGTATCGCGCGCTTTCCATTCGGACGTATTGGGCGAGTATATGGAGTTCGCCTGCAAGTTCTTCGGCTACGATAAATTGCTGCCTATGAACACCGGTGCCGAAGCGGTAGAGACAGCCTTGAAACTGGCGCGTCGCTGGGGGTATCGTATCAAAGGCATTGCACCGGAAAAGGCGAAGATCATCGTATGCAGCGAGAACTTCCACGGACGTACCATCACGATCATCTCCATGAGCACCGATCCAAGTTCGTATGCCGACTTCGGGCCTTATACACCCGGTTTTATCAAAGTACAATATAATAATGTAGGAGCGTTGGAAGAAGCCTTGAAAGACCCCGACGTGGTCGGCTTCCTGTTGGAGCCTATTCAGGGGGAAGCAGGCGTGGTTGTTCCCGACGAAGGGTATCTCCGCACTTGCTATGACTTATGCCATGCCCATCATGTGCTGTTCATTGCCGACGAGATACAGACCGGCATCGGGCGTACCGGTAAACTGCTTGCCTGCGATTATGAGAATATTCATCCCGATATACTGATCCTGGGAAAAGCCCTCTCCGGTGGTGTCACTCCTGTTTCCGCCGTATTGGCGAGCGACGAGATCATGTTGACAATCGCTCCGGGCGAACACGGTTCCACGTATGGAGGAAACCCGTTGGCTGCCGCTGTCGGAATAGCCGCCCTTGAAGTGGTGCGCGACGAACATCTCTCGGAGAATGCTTACGAGATGGGTGAATTGTTCCGCAGCGAAATGCAGAAGATCGATAATCCGATGATTAAGCAGGTACGCGGAAAAGGCTTATTGAATGCCGTCGTTACCGAGCCTCGCGGAGGAAAGGTGGCGTGGGATATCTGTCTGGTATTGAAAGAAAACGGTTTGATAGCTAAACCGACACACGATCACATCATTCGTTTCACACCGCCGCTGGTCATTACCCGCGAACAGATGATGGAAGCGATCTGTATAATAAAGGAAACTTTTGAACAATTTTAA
- the rocF gene encoding arginase: MKINVIGVPLNLGCDREGVERAPNHLRERGLMKVIRKNGHRAFDLGNLYVPPVSETDKFARGKSMKYLDAIVEVNNNLAELVYDTLRGGAFPLVIGGDHSLGLGSASGVGKCFDDFGIIWLDAHGDLNTNETSPSGNIHGMPLSALMGMGSEELVNIYAPGNKVNPQNVFLVGTRSLDEGEQALIERERLSVYTMDTIHLKGIDFVAEDIKRKLKERKIRNVHFSIDVDSIDPRFAPGTGTRVSEGLIPDEFKDFVNHILLTNLVKSLDLVELNPDLDTNDLTTNLCLDIIDYITARI, encoded by the coding sequence ATGAAAATAAACGTAATAGGAGTTCCTTTGAATCTGGGTTGCGACCGTGAAGGCGTGGAGCGTGCCCCGAATCATCTGCGCGAACGGGGATTGATGAAGGTGATCCGGAAGAACGGCCATCGTGCCTTCGACCTGGGGAATCTGTATGTCCCTCCCGTTTCGGAAACGGATAAATTTGCCCGTGGCAAGAGCATGAAGTATCTGGACGCTATCGTCGAGGTGAATAATAATCTGGCGGAGCTGGTGTATGACACCTTGCGCGGCGGGGCATTCCCGCTTGTTATCGGCGGCGATCATTCTCTCGGGCTGGGAAGTGCTTCCGGTGTAGGGAAATGTTTCGACGATTTCGGGATCATCTGGCTGGATGCGCATGGCGATCTCAACACGAATGAAACCTCTCCCAGCGGCAATATCCACGGAATGCCCTTGAGTGCCCTGATGGGGATGGGAAGCGAAGAACTTGTCAATATCTATGCCCCCGGCAATAAGGTGAATCCGCAGAATGTATTCCTCGTTGGAACCCGCAGCCTGGATGAAGGCGAGCAGGCTCTCATCGAACGGGAACGTCTGAGCGTTTACACCATGGATACGATCCATCTGAAGGGAATCGATTTTGTAGCCGAAGATATTAAACGGAAGCTGAAGGAAAGGAAAATACGTAATGTCCATTTCAGTATCGATGTGGACAGTATCGATCCGCGGTTTGCTCCGGGAACAGGAACACGGGTCAGCGAAGGGCTTATACCCGATGAATTTAAGGATTTTGTCAATCATATCCTTTTAACAAATCTTGTAAAGTCGTTGGATTTGGTGGAACTCAATCCCGATTTGGATACGAACGACCTGACAACCAATCTCTGCCTCGATATTATCGATTATATAACAGCAAGAATTTAA
- a CDS encoding DUF6261 family protein has protein sequence MAEIQYLPKSHLTNGQLTTVARTVLLKLSEYNIAEVDFKKQKDDLEHSTEDFENSQTKITEEVYTKEKIVIKNSLNYLRTGFFSLLKGDCTSENPERRKAALGSMPLAREYANISRYIFDDLLTYTTRLINSANESPYKEYITTLGYTGRITELQTKVNEGIMLKNKRFDASGMRVRVRKTSVTRQEVIEVYDRLVKRLNAVANYKGDSDYVELFSWWNAMINEYRREISNRLGKGKGGSADNPENSQPNPDSGNSGSGSGGDDRPVIE, from the coding sequence ATGGCAGAGATACAATATCTACCAAAGTCGCATTTGACGAATGGTCAATTGACGACTGTCGCCAGAACTGTTCTTTTGAAATTGTCTGAATATAATATCGCAGAAGTCGATTTCAAAAAACAAAAAGACGATCTCGAACATAGTACGGAAGACTTCGAAAATAGTCAAACAAAGATTACGGAAGAAGTCTATACGAAAGAGAAAATCGTAATTAAAAATTCACTTAATTATTTACGTACGGGTTTCTTTTCGCTATTGAAGGGTGACTGTACCAGCGAAAACCCCGAACGTAGAAAGGCTGCCTTGGGCTCCATGCCTCTTGCAAGGGAATATGCGAATATATCCCGTTATATATTCGATGATCTGCTCACCTATACTACCCGGTTGATTAATTCTGCTAATGAATCTCCTTATAAGGAGTATATTACCACATTAGGGTATACCGGTCGCATAACAGAATTGCAGACCAAGGTAAATGAAGGTATCATGCTTAAAAACAAACGTTTCGACGCATCCGGAATGCGCGTTCGTGTCCGTAAAACTTCGGTAACGCGTCAGGAAGTGATCGAAGTTTACGACCGTTTGGTGAAGCGTCTGAACGCGGTTGCCAACTATAAAGGGGATAGTGATTATGTCGAACTTTTCTCCTGGTGGAACGCGATGATTAATGAATACCGTCGTGAAATCTCCAACCGCCTGGGCAAGGGCAAAGGAGGTTCGGCAGACAATCCCGAAAACAGCCAGCCGAATCCCGACAGCGGCAATTCGGGCAGCGGCAGTGGTGGCGACGATCGTCCGGTTATCGAATAA